The following proteins come from a genomic window of Mariniflexile sp. TRM1-10:
- a CDS encoding SRPBCC family protein: protein MKAFKYIAFLLLIAIIGTSIYISVQPNTFEVSRTRTIKAPAAVIYNNVIDFKNWKDWSSWVEANPNKKITLPKQTKDVGGSYTWEDKDGMGTIKTIEAVANKYIKQQMQMAEFPTSEIIWDFKPNANGSTNVTWTISSKDLPFGFKARTVFTGGMEKQIGLHYERSLEKLDSIVVAEMKKYSITVNGITNHSGGYYLYNTASCKISELESKIQEMLPKVENYALKNHITVAGTPFINYLKWDDDNNAVIFSCCVPTTEQVITAEGDDILTGKFDSFKAVKTTLKGNYSHLRDAWETAMAYIQKNGFELAENGPMIETYLTEPTSTPNPADLVAEIYIAIKDKDIEE from the coding sequence ATGAAGGCTTTTAAGTACATCGCATTTTTATTATTGATAGCCATTATAGGCACCTCCATATACATTTCTGTGCAACCCAACACTTTTGAAGTTAGCAGAACACGAACCATAAAGGCACCTGCTGCTGTTATTTATAACAATGTCATTGATTTTAAAAATTGGAAAGATTGGTCATCTTGGGTGGAGGCAAATCCTAACAAGAAGATTACACTACCCAAGCAAACCAAAGATGTTGGAGGAAGCTATACTTGGGAAGACAAAGATGGTATGGGAACAATAAAAACAATTGAAGCTGTTGCCAATAAATACATTAAACAGCAGATGCAAATGGCAGAGTTTCCTACTTCTGAAATTATTTGGGATTTTAAACCAAATGCCAATGGCAGTACCAATGTTACTTGGACAATTTCCAGTAAGGATTTACCTTTTGGTTTTAAGGCCCGCACCGTTTTTACAGGGGGGATGGAAAAACAAATTGGCCTACATTACGAACGAAGTCTAGAAAAACTAGACAGCATTGTTGTTGCTGAAATGAAAAAATACAGCATAACCGTCAATGGCATTACAAACCATAGTGGTGGTTATTACTTGTACAATACCGCCTCTTGTAAAATAAGCGAATTAGAAAGCAAAATTCAAGAAATGCTTCCTAAAGTTGAAAACTATGCTTTAAAAAACCACATAACTGTAGCTGGTACACCATTTATAAATTATTTAAAATGGGACGATGACAACAACGCTGTTATATTTTCATGTTGCGTTCCTACGACAGAACAAGTTATAACTGCCGAAGGAGATGATATTCTTACTGGCAAATTTGATAGTTTTAAAGCTGTTAAAACAACACTAAAAGGAAATTACAGCCATTTAAGAGACGCTTGGGAAACCGCTATGGCATATATTCAAAAAAACGGTTTTGAATTGGCCGAAAATGGTCCAATGATTGAAACTTATTTAACAGAACCTACTAGTACACCAAACCCTGCCGACTTAGTTGCCGAAATTTATATTGCTATAAAAGATAAAGATATTGAAGAATAG
- a CDS encoding dipeptidyl-peptidase 3 family protein yields MKLKSILGFVLMGALVFSCGNEKSKENKEELKVKDTAFNYHVDQFADIKVLRYQIPGWENLTLKEQKLVYYLTQAGLSGRDIIWDQNYKHNLKIRKALESIYTNYTGDKTTEDWNAFEVYLKRVWFSNGIHHHYSKDKIKPGFSSDYLKQLLAETHTVLEGEAFEVIFNDVDAKKVNQAKGVDNVALSAVNFYGDGVTNKDVETFYASKKSPDPSKPLSFGLNSQLIKENGVLKERVYKSGGLYGAAIDEIIKWLELAKGVSENEAQANALGLLISYYKTGDLQTWDDYNVAWTAATEGNIDYINSFIEVYNDPLGYRGSYETIVQIKDFDMSKKMEVLSENAQWFEDNSPLMEAHKKKNVVGVSYKTVNVAGEAGDASPSTPIGVNLPNANWIRAEVGSKSVSLGNIVDASNNAGSSDRLKEFVNDEEELELEDTYSKLADKLHTALHEVVGHASGQLNPGVGETKETLKNYASTLEEGRADLVALYYLYDSKIQELGLTDNWEKTGKAAYNDYIRNGLLMQLIRLNLGDDVEEAHMRNRQWVSAWVFEKGKANNVIEKIIRNGKTYYNITDYSKLRALFGELLRETQRIKSEGDFKAAEALVEGYGVKVDQKIHAEVLDRNKQFKSAPYTGYVNPILVAKTNEAGEIIEVNVMQPQTFVEQMLDYSKKYNFLPEVN; encoded by the coding sequence ATGAAATTAAAATCAATTCTAGGTTTTGTGCTCATGGGTGCACTGGTATTTTCTTGTGGAAATGAAAAATCCAAAGAGAATAAGGAAGAATTAAAAGTAAAAGACACGGCGTTTAATTACCATGTCGATCAGTTTGCCGATATTAAAGTGTTACGCTATCAAATTCCAGGTTGGGAGAATTTAACCTTGAAAGAACAAAAATTGGTGTATTACTTAACGCAGGCAGGTTTGTCTGGACGCGATATTATTTGGGATCAAAATTATAAACACAATCTTAAAATTAGAAAGGCTCTAGAAAGTATTTATACTAATTATACAGGTGATAAAACCACTGAAGATTGGAATGCTTTTGAGGTTTATCTAAAGCGTGTTTGGTTTAGTAATGGCATTCATCACCACTATTCAAAAGATAAAATAAAACCAGGGTTTTCATCGGACTATTTAAAACAATTACTAGCCGAAACCCATACGGTTTTAGAGGGTGAAGCTTTTGAGGTTATTTTTAATGATGTTGATGCTAAAAAAGTGAATCAAGCCAAAGGAGTTGATAATGTAGCGCTTTCGGCAGTTAATTTTTATGGAGATGGTGTTACAAATAAAGATGTTGAAACCTTTTACGCTTCTAAAAAATCGCCAGACCCAAGCAAGCCATTGTCATTTGGCTTAAACTCGCAATTGATAAAAGAAAACGGTGTGCTAAAAGAGCGCGTTTATAAATCGGGAGGTTTATATGGGGCTGCTATTGATGAAATAATTAAATGGTTGGAATTAGCCAAAGGTGTTTCAGAAAACGAGGCACAAGCTAATGCTTTAGGTTTGTTAATCTCTTATTATAAAACAGGCGATTTACAAACTTGGGACGATTACAATGTAGCGTGGACGGCAGCTACCGAAGGCAATATAGATTATATAAATAGTTTTATTGAAGTGTATAATGACCCATTAGGTTACCGAGGATCGTATGAAACTATTGTACAAATTAAGGATTTCGATATGTCTAAAAAAATGGAAGTACTTTCTGAAAACGCCCAATGGTTTGAAGACAACTCGCCATTAATGGAGGCTCATAAAAAGAAAAATGTGGTAGGCGTCTCCTATAAAACCGTCAATGTGGCTGGTGAAGCAGGGGATGCATCACCAAGTACACCTATTGGAGTTAATTTACCCAATGCCAACTGGATTCGTGCCGAGGTTGGAAGTAAATCGGTGTCTTTAGGGAACATTGTAGATGCTAGTAATAATGCTGGGAGTTCAGACAGGCTGAAGGAATTTGTAAATGATGAAGAGGAATTAGAATTGGAAGATACCTATAGTAAATTAGCCGATAAATTGCATACGGCTTTACACGAAGTGGTAGGGCATGCATCGGGGCAATTAAATCCAGGCGTTGGAGAAACTAAAGAAACATTAAAGAATTATGCGTCAACCCTTGAAGAAGGTCGTGCTGATTTGGTAGCTCTCTATTATTTATATGATAGTAAAATTCAAGAATTAGGGTTGACAGACAACTGGGAGAAAACAGGCAAAGCAGCATACAATGATTATATTAGAAATGGCCTTTTAATGCAATTAATCCGTTTAAATTTAGGTGATGATGTTGAAGAAGCTCATATGAGAAACCGTCAATGGGTTTCCGCTTGGGTTTTTGAAAAAGGAAAAGCCAATAATGTGATTGAAAAGATTATTCGCAACGGAAAAACTTATTATAATATAACCGATTATTCAAAATTGCGAGCACTTTTTGGGGAGTTATTACGCGAAACACAACGTATAAAATCTGAAGGCGATTTTAAAGCTGCCGAGGCTTTAGTGGAAGGTTATGGTGTAAAAGTAGATCAAAAAATCCACGCCGAAGTATTAGATCGTAATAAGCAATTCAAGTCTGCACCATATACTGGTTATGTGAATCCTATATTGGTTGCAAAAACAAACGAAGCAGGTGAAATAATTGAGGTTAACGTCATGCAACCACAAACATTCGTAGAACAAATGCTTGATTATAGTAAAAAATATAATTTCTTACCAGAGGTAAACTAA
- a CDS encoding pyrophosphohydrolase domain-containing protein — MKNKIEAVKAFHTAFKIGHRETPKADLGADKNKLRFNLMKEENEEYLEAANNNDLVEVADALGDMLYILCGTIIEHGMQYKIEEVFDEIQRSNMSKLGADGQPIYREDGKVLKGPNYFKPNIASIIDK; from the coding sequence ATGAAAAATAAGATTGAAGCAGTAAAAGCATTCCATACGGCATTTAAAATTGGACACAGAGAAACCCCTAAAGCCGATTTAGGTGCTGATAAAAACAAGTTGCGTTTTAATTTAATGAAGGAAGAAAACGAAGAGTATTTAGAAGCTGCCAATAATAACGATTTGGTTGAAGTTGCCGATGCCTTGGGCGATATGCTTTACATTTTATGCGGTACCATTATAGAACATGGTATGCAGTATAAAATTGAAGAAGTTTTTGACGAAATACAGCGGAGTAACATGAGTAAATTGGGTGCAGACGGACAGCCTATTTATAGAGAAGATGGCAAAGTGTTAAAAGGTCCTAATTACTTCAAACCTAACATCGCTTCTATTATAGATAAATAA
- a CDS encoding branched-chain amino acid aminotransferase: MNPIINDIEIIKAKTTKLNEVDFDNLAFGSVFSDHMLECNFKDGKWQAPKVVPYQAITLDPSAKIFHYGQSVFEGMKAYKDAHGDVWLFRPLENFKRLNISSKRLAIPELPESYFMDGLKALLEVDKDWIPTNDGSSLYIRPFVFASGNGFHASPANEYKFLICTAPSGAYFSGKVKVLIEQTYSRSANGGVGFAKAGGNYAGQFYPTQLAVEKGYQQVIWTDDTTHEYIEEAGAMNIFVRINDTLITGPTSDRILDGITRKSIIELAKAEGIAVEVRKLSVHEVVEAAKNGTLKEMFGAGTAAVISPISGFGYKNEDFDLPELDETYASYLKKRITDIQTNKAEDPFGWRYKVD, translated from the coding sequence ATGAACCCTATAATCAATGACATCGAGATTATAAAAGCTAAAACTACCAAACTGAATGAGGTAGATTTTGATAATTTGGCTTTTGGAAGTGTTTTTTCTGATCATATGCTTGAGTGCAATTTTAAAGATGGTAAGTGGCAGGCACCAAAAGTGGTTCCTTACCAAGCCATTACTTTAGACCCTTCTGCTAAGATTTTCCACTATGGGCAATCGGTTTTTGAAGGTATGAAAGCATATAAAGACGCTCATGGAGATGTCTGGTTATTTCGTCCGTTAGAAAATTTTAAACGATTAAATATTTCGTCAAAACGTTTAGCTATTCCAGAATTGCCAGAAAGCTATTTTATGGATGGTTTAAAAGCGCTTTTAGAGGTTGACAAAGATTGGATTCCAACAAACGATGGAAGTTCTTTGTACATACGTCCGTTTGTGTTTGCCTCTGGAAACGGGTTTCATGCATCGCCTGCAAACGAATATAAATTTTTAATTTGTACTGCACCTTCTGGAGCTTATTTTTCTGGAAAAGTAAAAGTTTTAATTGAACAAACTTATTCACGTTCTGCTAATGGAGGTGTTGGTTTTGCTAAAGCCGGTGGTAACTATGCAGGACAGTTTTACCCAACGCAATTAGCAGTTGAAAAAGGCTATCAGCAGGTTATTTGGACCGATGATACAACCCATGAATATATTGAAGAAGCGGGTGCTATGAACATATTTGTGCGTATAAACGATACCCTTATTACTGGCCCAACAAGCGACCGTATTTTAGATGGTATTACCAGAAAGAGTATTATTGAACTCGCCAAAGCTGAAGGAATCGCTGTTGAAGTAAGAAAACTATCGGTGCACGAAGTTGTTGAAGCGGCTAAAAACGGAACTTTAAAAGAAATGTTTGGAGCAGGTACTGCAGCCGTTATTTCACCAATATCGGGATTTGGCTATAAAAACGAGGATTTCGATTTACCTGAATTGGATGAAACCTATGCCAGTTATTTAAAGAAACGCATAACGGATATCCAAACCAATAAAGCCGAAGACCCATTTGGGTGGCGTTATAAAGTTGATTAA
- a CDS encoding DUF4920 domain-containing protein, with protein sequence MKPLVILSFCLFLVYSCKDKDAYQSFGKEITVVETMELSVMASHYKSLQAGDSIHAKIKARVMDVCQAKGCWMILNLENGNEVMVKFKDYGFFVPKDIAGKEVIVNGNAFVNEVSVEEQRHYAEDAGKAAGDIASITQPKRTFSFEADGVLIQQ encoded by the coding sequence ATGAAGCCCCTAGTTATTCTCAGTTTTTGTTTGTTTTTGGTTTATTCATGTAAAGATAAAGATGCATACCAGTCGTTTGGTAAAGAAATCACCGTAGTAGAAACTATGGAGTTATCGGTCATGGCATCGCATTATAAGTCATTGCAAGCTGGAGATAGCATACATGCTAAAATAAAAGCAAGAGTGATGGATGTTTGTCAAGCAAAAGGTTGCTGGATGATTTTAAATTTAGAAAATGGCAATGAAGTGATGGTGAAATTTAAAGATTACGGATTTTTTGTACCAAAAGACATTGCTGGAAAAGAAGTTATTGTAAATGGAAACGCTTTTGTTAACGAAGTTTCAGTAGAAGAGCAACGCCATTATGCCGAAGATGCAGGAAAAGCCGCTGGCGACATAGCAAGTATAACCCAACCAAAACGAACATTTTCTTTTGAAGCCGATGGCGTTTTAATACAACAATAA
- the mnmD gene encoding tRNA (5-methylaminomethyl-2-thiouridine)(34)-methyltransferase MnmD, which translates to MEREVVITADGSSTIHLPEWDEQYHSKHGAIQEAYHVFIKHGLQHFYNEKNTSNEVTSGAVGVVSELNTYGSHERSREVNNKISILEIGFGTGLNAFITLLEAEKIGIGIDYVGVEGYPVLTDEMMQLNYPAQLKAEDKEPLFKMMHEVSWEEKHLFSNNFSLTKQNRFFSEITEKDLYDLIYFDAFGARVQPELWTETIFKKMYDALKENGVLVTYAAKGSVRRAMQAVGFKVEKLPGPPGKREMLRATKHSTTPLK; encoded by the coding sequence GTGGAAAGAGAAGTCGTTATTACCGCCGATGGTTCATCAACCATTCATTTACCGGAATGGGACGAACAGTACCACTCCAAACACGGTGCCATACAAGAGGCCTACCATGTGTTTATAAAACATGGGTTACAGCATTTTTACAATGAAAAAAATACCTCTAATGAAGTCACTTCGGGAGCAGTCGGGGTTGTTTCAGAATTAAACACGTATGGTTCCCACGAGCGCAGTCGAGAAGTCAATAATAAAATATCTATATTAGAAATAGGTTTCGGTACGGGTTTAAACGCTTTTATAACCCTTTTGGAAGCTGAAAAAATAGGTATTGGTATTGATTATGTTGGAGTTGAAGGTTATCCGGTTTTAACCGATGAAATGATGCAGCTAAATTACCCCGCTCAATTAAAAGCAGAAGATAAAGAGCCGCTTTTTAAAATGATGCATGAGGTGTCTTGGGAAGAAAAGCATTTGTTTTCAAATAATTTTTCCCTAACGAAACAAAACCGCTTTTTTTCAGAAATAACCGAAAAAGATTTATACGATCTTATTTATTTTGATGCCTTTGGTGCGCGTGTACAACCCGAGTTGTGGACAGAAACCATCTTCAAAAAAATGTATGATGCCTTAAAAGAAAACGGTGTGTTAGTAACCTATGCCGCTAAAGGAAGTGTACGTCGTGCCATGCAAGCCGTAGGTTTTAAAGTTGAAAAACTCCCTGGCCCACCCGGAAAACGTGAAATGCTTCGAGCAACGAAGCATTCAACGACTCCACTCAAATAG
- a CDS encoding TIGR01777 family oxidoreductase has translation MRVLITGATGLIGQEIVKLCLANDIAVNYLTTSKSKINQSEKTQGFYWNPKQQEIDLDCFKDVDAIIHLAGATISKRWTSTYKKEIISSRKETTQLLVHSLKTIDHTVKQVISASAIGVYPDSLINYYDETFKNFDDSFLSHVVQVWEDEVDAFSKLNITVSKIRIGLVLSNKGGVLMEMAKPIKFGLGAAFGTGEQWQSWIHITDLGQLFLYVLKYRLEGVYNGVAPSHVTNQEFTKTIAMTLEKPFFLPNIPRFFMKLILGDMHTLLFDSQRVSSKKIEDKGFYFEYHHLQPALENLLK, from the coding sequence ATGCGAGTTTTAATTACAGGGGCGACAGGACTTATTGGGCAAGAGATTGTAAAACTTTGCCTCGCTAACGACATTGCGGTAAATTACTTAACGACTAGTAAATCTAAAATAAATCAATCTGAGAAAACACAAGGTTTTTATTGGAACCCTAAACAACAAGAAATTGATCTGGATTGTTTTAAGGATGTTGATGCTATCATTCATTTAGCAGGAGCAACCATATCAAAGCGTTGGACATCCACTTATAAAAAAGAAATTATTTCAAGTCGAAAAGAAACGACCCAGCTGTTAGTCCATAGTTTAAAAACGATCGATCATACTGTAAAACAAGTCATTTCGGCAAGTGCCATTGGAGTATATCCAGATTCATTGATTAATTATTATGATGAAACTTTCAAAAATTTTGATGATTCATTTTTAAGTCATGTGGTACAAGTTTGGGAAGATGAAGTAGATGCTTTTTCTAAACTTAACATTACAGTGTCTAAAATTAGAATTGGTTTAGTGTTATCCAATAAAGGTGGCGTACTTATGGAAATGGCTAAGCCTATAAAATTTGGATTAGGAGCCGCTTTTGGTACAGGAGAACAATGGCAATCGTGGATACATATTACCGATTTGGGACAACTATTTTTATATGTGTTAAAGTATCGATTAGAAGGCGTTTATAATGGCGTAGCACCAAGCCATGTAACAAACCAAGAATTCACTAAAACCATCGCCATGACATTAGAGAAACCATTCTTTTTACCTAACATCCCTAGGTTTTTTATGAAACTGATTTTAGGCGATATGCACACATTGCTATTTGATAGCCAACGGGTAAGCTCTAAAAAAATAGAAGACAAAGGTTTTTATTTTGAATACCACCATTTGCAACCTGCTTTGGAGAATTTGTTGAAATAA
- a CDS encoding nucleotide exchange factor GrpE, producing the protein MSKKEKSNDIEKEQLDAVQSEAVDVEEQVVEEQVVEEQTVEEKLQSELKQEKDKFLRLFAEFENYKRRTSKERIELFLTASEDVMKTLLPILDDFERALSHIDDEKEAEALRKGVLLIYNKLVSTLEQKGLKVIAVEKGEAFNADNHEAITQIPAPTADLKGKIIDVVEKGYKLGDKVIRFPKVVIGQ; encoded by the coding sequence ATGAGTAAAAAGGAAAAATCAAACGATATAGAAAAAGAGCAGCTTGATGCTGTGCAAAGTGAAGCGGTTGACGTTGAAGAACAAGTTGTTGAAGAGCAAGTTGTTGAAGAACAAACGGTTGAAGAGAAACTTCAGAGCGAATTAAAGCAGGAGAAAGATAAATTTTTACGCTTATTTGCTGAGTTTGAAAATTATAAAAGACGTACCTCGAAAGAGCGTATCGAGTTATTTTTGACGGCCAGTGAAGATGTAATGAAAACCTTATTGCCAATTTTAGACGATTTTGAACGCGCATTAAGTCATATTGACGACGAAAAAGAAGCAGAAGCCTTACGCAAAGGTGTGTTATTAATCTATAATAAATTGGTAAGCACTTTAGAACAAAAAGGACTTAAAGTAATTGCTGTAGAAAAAGGCGAAGCATTTAATGCCGATAACCATGAGGCTATCACGCAAATACCAGCTCCAACGGCCGATTTAAAAGGAAAAATTATAGATGTTGTAGAAAAAGGCTATAAGCTGGGCGACAAGGTCATTCGTTTTCCTAAAGTAGTAATAGGACAATAA
- the dnaJ gene encoding molecular chaperone DnaJ, producing MAKRDYYDILGISKGASAAEIKKAYRKKAIEYHPDKNPDNKEAEAKFKEAAEAYEVLSDENKKARYDQYGHQAFENGGGFGGGGMNMDDIFSQFGDIFGGGGFGGGFSGFGGGGGQRRVKGSNLRIRVKLTLEEIANGVEKKIKVKRKVQAPGTTYKTCSTCHGSGQVTRIANTILGRMQTSAPCNVCGGAGQIIDKKPADADAQGLKISEETVSIKIPAGVVDGMQLKVSGKGNEAPGNGISGDIIVVIEEEQHEKLQREGDNLHYDLYVSYPDAVLGTSQEIDTVTGKVRIKVEAGVQSGKILRLRGKGIPSINGYGKGDLLVHVNVWTPKTLSKQQREFFEAMQNDEHFAPKPDSTDKSFFEKVKDMFS from the coding sequence ATGGCTAAAAGAGATTATTACGATATATTAGGTATTAGTAAAGGTGCTAGTGCTGCCGAAATAAAGAAAGCTTACCGAAAAAAGGCAATTGAATATCACCCCGATAAAAATCCCGATAATAAAGAAGCTGAAGCTAAATTTAAAGAAGCAGCCGAAGCTTACGAGGTTTTAAGCGACGAAAATAAAAAAGCCCGTTACGACCAATATGGTCATCAAGCCTTTGAAAATGGCGGTGGATTTGGCGGTGGAGGCATGAATATGGACGACATATTCAGCCAGTTTGGAGATATTTTTGGCGGTGGCGGTTTTGGAGGCGGCTTTTCTGGTTTTGGCGGTGGCGGTGGTCAACGTCGTGTTAAAGGAAGTAATTTGCGTATTCGTGTAAAGCTTACTTTAGAAGAAATTGCTAATGGTGTAGAGAAAAAAATAAAAGTAAAGCGTAAAGTTCAAGCACCAGGAACTACGTATAAAACCTGTTCTACCTGCCATGGTTCCGGACAAGTAACCCGTATTGCTAACACTATTTTAGGTAGAATGCAAACATCGGCACCATGTAATGTGTGTGGTGGTGCAGGCCAAATTATTGACAAAAAACCTGCCGATGCCGATGCGCAAGGCTTGAAAATTTCGGAAGAAACCGTATCTATCAAAATACCTGCGGGTGTGGTAGATGGGATGCAACTTAAAGTGTCAGGAAAAGGTAACGAAGCGCCAGGGAATGGTATTTCGGGTGATATAATAGTGGTCATAGAAGAAGAACAACATGAAAAACTACAACGTGAAGGTGATAATTTACATTACGATTTGTATGTAAGTTATCCAGATGCTGTTTTAGGAACTTCACAAGAGATCGATACCGTAACAGGAAAAGTGCGTATAAAAGTTGAAGCCGGTGTTCAATCTGGTAAAATTTTACGCTTACGCGGAAAAGGAATACCTAGCATTAATGGTTATGGTAAAGGTGATTTATTAGTACATGTCAATGTTTGGACACCAAAAACTTTAAGCAAACAACAACGTGAGTTTTTTGAAGCTATGCAGAATGATGAACATTTTGCACCTAAACCAGATAGCACCGATAAATCTTTTTTTGAAAAAGTAAAGGATATGTTTTCATAA
- a CDS encoding ABC transporter ATP-binding protein: MSNLLEVNQVSKNFGDFKALNNVSISVPKGSIFGLLGPNGAGKTTLIRIINQITMPDSGAVHLDGELLNATHIKDIGYLPEERGLYKTMKVGEQALYLAQLKGLSKAEAKERLKYWFERLEIGDWWNKKIQELSKGMAQKIQFVVTVLHQPKLLIFDEPFSGFDPINANLIKDEILRLREDGATVIFSTHRMESVEELCDDIALIHKSNKILDGKLIDIKRQYKINTFEVGVKAFDNDALKTELSQKFDVSLANFKTLEDDLKLNIKLNTGDKPNDLLSFLTSKGDVSHFVELIPSVNDIFIQTIKNSK, encoded by the coding sequence ATGAGTAACTTATTAGAAGTTAACCAGGTTTCTAAAAACTTTGGAGACTTTAAAGCCCTTAACAATGTATCTATTTCAGTACCGAAAGGCAGTATTTTTGGGTTGTTAGGACCCAATGGTGCAGGAAAAACAACTTTAATACGCATTATTAATCAAATTACCATGCCAGATTCTGGTGCAGTACATCTAGATGGGGAATTGCTTAACGCAACTCATATAAAAGATATTGGATACTTGCCAGAAGAACGAGGTTTGTATAAAACCATGAAGGTGGGAGAGCAAGCCCTTTATTTAGCGCAATTAAAAGGATTGAGTAAAGCCGAAGCAAAAGAACGCTTAAAATATTGGTTCGAGCGTTTGGAAATTGGTGATTGGTGGAACAAGAAAATACAGGAACTATCAAAAGGGATGGCGCAAAAAATACAGTTTGTTGTAACGGTATTACATCAGCCAAAACTATTGATCTTTGATGAACCTTTTTCGGGTTTTGACCCTATTAACGCAAATTTAATTAAAGACGAAATTTTACGTTTACGTGAAGACGGTGCAACAGTTATTTTTTCAACACATCGTATGGAATCGGTTGAGGAATTGTGCGACGATATTGCGCTCATTCACAAATCAAATAAAATACTCGACGGAAAATTAATTGATATTAAGCGACAGTATAAAATAAACACGTTTGAAGTAGGTGTAAAAGCGTTTGATAACGACGCTTTAAAAACCGAATTATCACAAAAATTTGATGTCTCTTTAGCCAATTTTAAAACCTTGGAAGATGATTTAAAACTCAACATCAAACTTAATACAGGAGATAAGCCAAATGATTTATTGAGCTTTTTAACATCAAAAGGAGACGTATCCCATTTTGTGGAATTGATACCAAGTGTAAACGATATTTTTATTCAAACCATAAAGAATAGTAAATAA
- a CDS encoding ABC transporter permease, giving the protein MNHLPLIIKREYLTKVKNKSFIVMTVLSPLIIIALISVVTYLSQLNNDKVRVITVLDESGYVKNIFENTERTTYHILENMSLTDAKKLATETGSVGLLYIDKPNSLDDVSNHIKFYSEESPPLSLISDLESKLEHKLTDIKLQENGVDVAMINASKVHVNIGQESFAGEKTSKIDSVMKLAFGGAAGYLLFMFIIIYGNMIMRSVIEEKTSRIIEVIISSVKPIQLMLGKIIGTSLAGITQFIIWLVIGGVLLSIVSFLFGINIQTPQQDMVQQAMANPELNMQIQDVINAFYNLPLANLIIAFILFFIGGYLLYSSLYAAIGAAVDNETDTQQFMIPVIMPLVLAVYIGIFTVVEDPHGTVSVVFSFIPFTSPVVMLMRIPFGVPLWQQLVSLLILIATFMFTVWFAAKIYRVGILMYGKKPTYKELIKWIKY; this is encoded by the coding sequence ATGAACCATTTACCACTTATAATTAAGCGTGAATACTTAACGAAAGTTAAAAACAAATCGTTTATAGTGATGACGGTTTTGAGTCCGCTTATAATTATAGCGCTTATATCGGTAGTTACTTATTTATCGCAGTTAAATAACGATAAAGTTCGTGTTATTACTGTTTTGGACGAATCGGGGTATGTTAAAAACATCTTTGAAAACACCGAACGAACAACCTATCATATTTTAGAAAACATGTCGCTTACAGATGCTAAAAAATTGGCTACAGAAACGGGATCGGTTGGTTTGTTGTATATAGATAAGCCAAACTCACTTGATGATGTTTCAAACCATATTAAGTTTTATTCAGAAGAATCACCACCACTTTCTTTAATTTCAGATTTAGAAAGCAAATTAGAGCATAAACTTACCGATATAAAGCTTCAAGAAAATGGTGTAGATGTAGCCATGATCAATGCTTCCAAAGTACATGTAAACATTGGCCAAGAAAGTTTTGCTGGCGAAAAAACATCTAAAATAGACAGTGTGATGAAACTCGCTTTTGGTGGTGCGGCAGGATATTTATTATTTATGTTCATCATTATTTATGGTAACATGATTATGCGTAGTGTTATTGAAGAAAAAACCAGTAGAATCATTGAGGTTATTATTTCATCGGTAAAACCAATACAACTCATGTTAGGGAAGATTATAGGTACTTCGTTAGCAGGGATTACCCAATTTATTATTTGGCTTGTTATTGGGGGGGTATTGTTAAGTATTGTATCCTTTCTATTTGGCATAAATATACAAACACCACAGCAAGACATGGTGCAGCAAGCCATGGCAAACCCAGAATTGAATATGCAGATTCAAGATGTCATTAATGCATTTTATAACCTTCCTTTAGCTAACTTAATAATAGCATTCATACTGTTTTTTATAGGTGGCTATTTGTTATATAGCTCGTTATACGCCGCTATTGGTGCTGCGGTTGATAATGAAACCGATACCCAACAATTTATGATACCCGTAATTATGCCGTTAGTTTTAGCAGTTTATATAGGTATTTTTACGGTTGTAGAAGATCCTCATGGAACTGTTTCGGTTGTGTTTTCGTTTATACCATTCACATCGCCGGTAGTTATGCTTATGCGTATTCCGTTTGGAGTGCCTTTATGGCAACAGTTGGTTTCTCTTTTGATATTAATTGCTACCTTTATGTTTACAGTTTGGTTTGCTGCAAAAATTTACCGAGTTGGTATTTTGATGTACGGTAAAAAGCCTACTTATAAAGAGTTGATAAAATGGATTAAATATTAA